In Juglans microcarpa x Juglans regia isolate MS1-56 chromosome 7D, Jm3101_v1.0, whole genome shotgun sequence, the following are encoded in one genomic region:
- the LOC121238739 gene encoding putative disease resistance RPP13-like protein 1 isoform X2 produces MTEVGTAFLSALLGVVFNKMTSPEVVGFFCRKKSTKKLLEKIEISLRSMNMVLEDAEEGEVKNDNVKMWIDDLKDVAYTAEDILDEIATEALQRQLRAEFKPVAGKVRNFISSTSLDPFIHRLKPKIQEVLERLEHLAKQKDYMGLQVGVREKQYPERLTTSSVRESDTFARDEDKKKIIGLLLSSDAEDNEMCVIAIVGMGGIGKTTLAQLVYNESRVKQHFDLQIWFCVSEEFDGLKIMKSIIAQAATSSARFTEDPEQLQVTLKNNLNGKKFLLVLDDVWHVKPIHREFLGQLLQYGARGSKILVTTRNESVALAMKATETHHLKLLPKGDCWSLFEKHAFRNGISNADSKIKEIGTQIVEKCKGLPLAIKAIGNLLWSESNVERWTNILKSNLWDLPMEGTHILPALRLSYKYLPSNLKRCFAYCSIFPKDHIFEKDELVLLWMAEGFLQQSEIETMEEVGNRYFDALVSRSLFQQSSRVTNSGFVMHDLVNDLANSVAGQFGTDSIKKIVKVTRYVSDFSKSWGTFQDIDDDLLKAKRLRTFLALDFSRVRYWENKIPRTILCLRVLSLVRIGIGITKLPDSIGKMKYLRYLDVSWAEFNRLPDSICDLCNLQTLKLTGCYNLDRLPKDMWKLINLRHLEIDRTDNLKEMPIKMDRLNCLQTLPKFIVSKHDSASGSSIGELGKLKNLRGKLLIQELQNVGSADDALDASLKDKGYLEKLVLEWNIALEEVLGISESQRGVLENLQPHVNLNSLSINCYSGNGFPDWIGGLTSLSELNLFDCKYCGALPPLGYLPFLEKLYIHGLDGVVTVGPEFYENSSNSSMKPFGSLKFLTFKNMSNWENWLHLVYIFLR; encoded by the exons atgacTGAGGTGGGAACGGCATTTCTCTCTGCCCTCCTTGGAGTcgtatttaataaaatgacctCTCCAGAGGTCGTTGGTTTCTTTTGCagaaaaaaatcaaccaaaaaacTCTTAGAAAAGATAGAGATATCATTGCGGTCAATGAATATGGTACTGGAAGACGCGGAAGAAGGGGAAGTTAAGAATGATAACGTGAAAATGTGGATTGATGACCTAAAAGATGTTGCCTATACTGCAGAAGACATATTAGATGAGATTGCTACTGAAGCCCTCCAACGCCAGTTGCGTGCTGAATTCAAACCCGTTGCAGGAAAGGTACGAAACTTCATCTCTAGTACTTCCCTTGATCCTTTTATCCATCGCCTAAAGCCAAAGATTCAAGAGGTACTTGAAAGACTAGAACATCTagcaaaacaaaaggattataTGGGTCTACAAGTAGGAGTTAGAGAAAAACAATATCCTGAAAGGTTGACCACTTCTTCTGTTAGAGAGTCCGACACTTTTGCTAGGGATgaggataagaaaaaaataattggctTATTGCTCTCATCTGATGCCGAGGACAATGAAATGTGCGTGATTGCCATCGTTGGCATGGGGGGAATCGGCAAGACTACCCTTGCTCAACTGGTATACAACGAAAGTAGGGTGAAACAACATTTCGACCTTCAAATATGGTTTTGTGTTTCAGAAGAATTTGATGGGCTCAAGATAATGAAATCAATTATAGCTCAGGCTGCAACTTCGTCAGCTCGTTTTACTGAGGATCCAGAGCAGCTTCAAGTTACACTAAAGAACAATTTGAACGGGAAGaaatttcttcttgttttagaTGATGTTTGGCATGTGAAACCCATTCATCGGGAGTTCCTAGGCCAACTCTTGCAATATGGGGCTCGAGGAAGTAAGATCCTTGTCACCACAAGGAATGAAAGCGTTGCATTGGCAATGAAGGCAACTGAAACTCATCATCTAAAGCTATTACCAAAGGGTGATTGTTGGTCACTTTTTGAAAAACATGCATTTCGTAATGGTATCTCTAACGCAGATtcaaagataaaagaaataggTACACAAATTGTGGAAAAGTGCAAAGGTCTACCTTTAGCAATCAAAGCCATTGGCAATCTCTTGTGGTCTGAATCAAATGTGGAGAGATGGACGAATATATTGAAGAGCAATTTATGGGATCTTCCCATGGAGGGGACACACATTCTTCCGGCTTTGAGGTTAAGTTATAAGTATCTCCCCTCAAATTTAAAACGATGCTTTGCTTATTGTTCTATATTCCCAAAAGATCATATTTTTGAGAAAGATGAATTAGTTTTGTTATGGATGGCGGAAGGCTTCTTGCAACAATCCGAAATAGAAACTATGGAAGAAGTTGGCAATCGTTACTTCGATGCTCTTGTATCAAGATCATTATTTCAACAATCAAGTCGTGTAACTAACTCAGGCTTTGTAATGCATGATCTTGTCAACGACTTGGCAAATTCCGTGGCTGGGCAATTTGGCACtgatagtataaaaaaaattgtgaaggtGACTCGCTATGTATCGGATTTCAGCAAAAGTTGGGGTACATTCCAGGATATTGACGATGATCTTTTAAAGGCTAAACGATTGCGCACTTTCCTTGCATTAGATTTTTCAAGAGTACGGTATTGGGAAAACAAAATACCAAGGACAATATTGTGCTTAAGAGTTCTCTCCCTAGTCAGAATAGGCATTGGGATAACTAAGCTGCCTGATTCAATTGGCAAGATGAAATATCTACGTTATTTGGATGTTTCTTGGGCAGAATTTAACAGGTTGCCCGATTCCATATGTGATTTGTGCAATTTGCAAACTCTGAAGTTAACAGGTTGTTATAATTTGGATAGATTGCCAAAAGATATGTGGAAACTCATTAATTTACGTCATCTTGAAATTGATCGAACTGACAATTTAAAGGAGATGCCGATAAAAATGGATAGATTAAATTGTCTCCAGACGTTGCCAAAATTCATCGTCAGCAAACATGACAGTGCCAGTGGGTCTAGCATTGGAGAATTGggaaaactaaaaaatcttCGAGGAAAGCTTTTAATTCAAGAGCTCCAAAATGTTGGATCAGCCGATGATGCTTTGGATGCAAGCTTGAAGGATAAGGGTTACCTCGAGAAGTTGGTGTTAGAATGGAATATTGCTCTAGAAGAAGTACTTGGTATTTCAGAAAGTCAAAGAGGTGTACTTGAAAATCTGCAGCCCCATGTGAACTTGAATAGTCTCTCCATCAACTGCTACAGCGGGAACGGTTTTCCTGATTGGATAGGAGGGCTTACTTCATTGTCTGAGTTGAATTTATTTGATTGCAAATATTGTGGTGCCTTGCCACCCCTTGGGTACCTACCTTTTCTTGAGAAACTCTACATTCATGGGCTGGATGGAGTTGTTACTGTCGGTCcagaattttatgaaaatagtaGTAATTCTTCAATGAAGccatttggaagtttgaaattTCTGACATTCAAGAATATGTCAAATTGGGAAAACTGGCTTCATTTGG TGTATATCTTCCTTCGTTAG